A stretch of DNA from Methylobacterium sp. CB376:
CTGAATTTATCCGCTGGAAGCATATATAAGGCCTTCCATAGTAAGCACGAACTATTTTGCGCGGCTCTCGACAGGTATTTAAAGCTGCGTGGCACGAGGCTATCGGAAATTGCGGGTTGCTCGGAAAGTGGTCGGGACAAGCTGCGCCGCGTTTTGGATTTCTATGCGGAATCCTCGCACACCTCGGAAGGACGTGGCGGTTGTTTGGTGATCGTCGGCACGGTCGAACTCGGCAGTACAGATCCGGTCGTGGCCGCCAAGGTGGCCGACGCTCTGAGGCGGAACGAGGAAAGGCTGACGGTGATGATACGAGCCGGCCAGAGCGATGGCTCGATCCGCAAGGACCTGGATGCGGCGACCACGGCGAGAGCTCTGCTCGCGATGGTTCAAGGCATGCGTGTCTTGGGTAAGACCGGACGCGAGCGTGAAGCGATGATGGCCCTCGTGGGAGTAGCCATGCGGCTGCTCGATTAGAGCATGGTGCGACGAAGTCGATGCCGGCTCGTCGCGGACAAGGCGGCACAATCAATGACCGAGGGCAGCGTCCGATTGCAACCTGATCGGGCGCTGCTCTCGTGCGACGCAGCCCACATCGGTGACGAAGTTCCGGAGAGGGGCGCCAATCATCCCCCCGACAGTCTAGCGGGACTCTCTGCCTAGAACGTAAACGCAACGACACGAGGTTGCCTTTCAGCGTGTCGGGAGGCGGTGCGCTCCCCCGGCATTGCGATTTTCCGAGCGCAATTAGGGAACAAAATGATCCAAAATACCGTGGGTGCAACCGCGAGGCATCCAGCATCGCTTCGCACGCAGGATCCAGGAATGTCGAAGCGGCTCATGACTCTCCTGGCCTGCGCATGCGGCCTGATCGCCGCGAATATTTATTACGCACAGCCCCTTATTGGCCCAATCAGTTCTGAATTGAATTTGCCGAAAGAAGCTGGCGGCCTCATCGTTACCTTGACGCAGATTGGCTATGGTGCCGGGCTGTTGCTCGTGGTGCCTCTTGGTGATCTTTTCGAGAATCGCCGGCTTGCCATTTCCATCCTGGTCATCGGCGCATTCGGGCTCCTCATCTCCGGAATCGCCAGCTCGGCCGCGCCCTTTCTCGCCGCTGCCCTGATGGTGGGTTTGGGCTCGGTCACGGTGCAGATTCTCGTCCCCTACGCCGCACATCTGTCGCCAGAGGCCACGCGTGGCCGCGTGGTCGGTAACGTGATGAGCGGTTTGATGATGGGCATCATGCTGGCTCGACCCTTGGCGAGTCTGATCACAAACTTTTCGTCCTGGAGGGTCGTCTTTTTCTTTTCGTGCGCAATCATGATTGGCCTTACGCTCATACTCCGCTCTGCGTTGCCTCTCCGGCCAGTCACGGCTAAGATGAGCTATGGCAAAATGCTCGCTTCGATGGCCCATCTCGTCCGGACGACGCCGGCGTTGCGACGGAGGGCACTCTATCACGCCTGCATGTTCGGTGCGTTCAGTCTCTTTTGGACGATAACACCGCTTCTGTTGATGGGGCCGGCGTTTGGCTTCAGCCAACGGGGTATCGCTCTCTTCGCCTTGGCCGGCGTCGCCGGAGCCGTCGCCGCACCGATCGCCGGCCGGATCGCGGACCGTGGATGGATCAGATCTGCAACGGCTGCTGCCATGATGATGGCGGTCGCCGTCTTCGCCATGACGCATATCGCCGTGTTGGGCTCCAACCTATCGCTCGCGCTCTTCGTGCTGGCCGGCATCATCTTGGATTTTGCAGTGTCGGCCAATCTCGTCCTCGGACAACGTGTGATTTTTGCGTTGGCGCCCGAGTTTCGTGCGCGGTTGAATGGTGTCTACATGACAACCTTCTTCTTCGGTGGCGCGTTTGGTTCCGCTCTAGGGAGCTGGGTGTTTGCCCGCTACGGGTGGAACGGAGCATCTGCTGCCGGCATCGCCTTTGGGCTGATCGCCTTGGGATATTTCGCAACCGAGAAGGCGAGCGGATCGCGCGCGTGATGGCTTCCTGCTCGACGCCTCGCCGTCGACGGCCGCGGCCTCGCCGGCGACCCCGATGATAGCGGTGGCGATCCGCTTCGCCACCTCTCCGCGCATCCGAACCGGAGCGCGATCGTCTTGTCCGGATGGGCTTCGGCCGCCGCCACGGCGCTGCGAAGCCCTCTTTGGCAAAGCTCCGGCGGCGCCGGACACCCCTCTCGCGTGTTCGGCACGAGCCGATGGCCCGACGAAGATTCGAGAACGGAACCCACGGTCATGAGACGTGACCGTTGCGATCAGGCGACCCGGGCGGAGGGGCCCTCCATCTCCACCAGCCGGCCGCCCTCGACCTTGAGCACCCGGCCGACGAAGGGCAGGAGG
This window harbors:
- a CDS encoding MFS transporter, giving the protein MIQNTVGATARHPASLRTQDPGMSKRLMTLLACACGLIAANIYYAQPLIGPISSELNLPKEAGGLIVTLTQIGYGAGLLLVVPLGDLFENRRLAISILVIGAFGLLISGIASSAAPFLAAALMVGLGSVTVQILVPYAAHLSPEATRGRVVGNVMSGLMMGIMLARPLASLITNFSSWRVVFFFSCAIMIGLTLILRSALPLRPVTAKMSYGKMLASMAHLVRTTPALRRRALYHACMFGAFSLFWTITPLLLMGPAFGFSQRGIALFALAGVAGAVAAPIAGRIADRGWIRSATAAAMMMAVAVFAMTHIAVLGSNLSLALFVLAGIILDFAVSANLVLGQRVIFALAPEFRARLNGVYMTTFFFGGAFGSALGSWVFARYGWNGASAAGIAFGLIALGYFATEKASGSRA
- a CDS encoding TetR/AcrR family transcriptional regulator — protein: MSTMSTANAMPHGLTRARGRPREFDIDVALDRAISYFREHGYNGVSIADLSGALNLSAGSIYKAFHSKHELFCAALDRYLKLRGTRLSEIAGCSESGRDKLRRVLDFYAESSHTSEGRGGCLVIVGTVELGSTDPVVAAKVADALRRNEERLTVMIRAGQSDGSIRKDLDAATTARALLAMVQGMRVLGKTGREREAMMALVGVAMRLLD